The nucleotide sequence TCAAAAAGGGATTTTTCAAAAGATCTTGAAAATTGTGGTTTATGAGGATCTGCATATTGTATAATATTTAATAATTTTCCATTTTCAAGTTCTATGATTGTATATTTAGCAAGTGCTGTAAAAACTGATGGTATCCCATTAATTAAATACTTTCCATAACCAAAATGTCCTCTTATTATGATTTTAGGTCTCAATAGGCTTATCATAGTTAGCCTGTTTTGTTGACAATGAGTTACAACTACATCTACTTTACTCTTGAATTTATTAATATAGGGAGTAAGAGTTTTTGTATTACGAGTTTCATTATATCCAAGGCCAAGAAAAGAAAGACCATTTATCATAACATATTTACCAGAGATTTCTCTACAACCATTTATCTTATCTATTCTTTCCGGATTATAGTCTCCTTCATAATCTTCGTCATGATCTCCTTTAATAACTAATACTTGTGCTTTCTTTCCAGCAAATTCTAGAAATTGATAAAATTTATCTACATGCATTTCTTTCCTTTTATGTAGAAATTCTTTACTACCTATGTATTTCCTTTTAAGTTTATGGACAACTTTTAGTACACTTATATTCTCATATTCTTTTGGTTTTTTAACCCATTGATATTCTGTAATTCCTTCATGTCTTTTAAACATTATATTTAGTTTTTTAAGCTCATTTTGATATTCAGGTATTTGTTCAATTATTTCATCAAAATTAGCATAACCATCTGAAGTTAGATCTCCTGCTAAAACTATAACATCTGCTCTATTCTTTTTAACAATTTCTTCATAATCTTTCCACGCAACTACATCAGAGATTACAAGTATTTTCATACAATTATCTATTTCATTTTAATCATTTAAAAATTTTTGAAAAACATATATGGATTATGTTTCTATATACCCCTATTATAGAATACGATTTCATGCCATGGCCTCCGTGAACCCCAAGGCATATAAATGAGGTAAAAATACATAAAAAATTATAGATATGGAGATTAAATTTAAATACATGCAATATATAGTCTCTTACTTCATGTTTTACCCTGTTTAATGTAAAGTATTTACTGTAAGCCTATGGTATTTCTTTACAATACTCTTCCATTTCCCTTGAGAAATGTTTTACAGTTTATTCTTTCTTCGCTTCACCTTCTTCCTTGTTTATCGATGACATTATCTTGTCCTTTAGGGATATTATACGTGGAAACTTGATAACCGGTTTCTCCTTTAGGTCGTTCTCCCAACATACTATATAATCGCACTCCTCAGATGGGTGATTATGATCAATGAAGTCTGAAGCCCTGTATTCCAGCTCTATGGAAACAGGCTCTCCGTTCTTGTCTATTGCCTTAACGTCGGGGAACTTATTCGAAACCTTCACTATATAGGGGAAACCAAGCTTATCGTGGTACATGAAGAAGAGACATGCAACCCCAAGCTCGTCTACAGGTGAGAACAGAGCACCTCTAGGGAGGAGCGGTATGATATTTGGTCTACTACGTTTAATACTACGTTTAAGATCGGGGCATATCGAATACAAGAACCTCATGAAGTAGACATTATCCCAGTCCTTAAGCTCCTTCACATTATTTTTGAGATCCAAGAGAATGCCATTGAGAAGCTCGTATCTTTCTCCAAGAGTCAAATTATCATATTCCTTCCCATAAGATTCCTTGGCCCTTCTTTCAAGCTCCTCCTCACCAATACCTAGGCTCTCTATGATACGCTCCAAGTGATCTGTATTAAAGATGGGTACTACTTTATCTGGATAATAGAGGAATATTATCTTCTTGGCTATTAGCTTGTCGCCACCAAATCCCTTTATTTTCTCCCATGGAGCATCTATTTTTTCACGCAGGGGCTTTGTATCGTCTACGGCAATCTTAAGGAGTTCCTTGAATTTATCGAGATTCGCTACAGCGTTCGGATATACGAGACCGCCATAGGTGAATATGGCCCCTAAGTCCTTAGTCTTATGCTCGACCCAGAGGAAGAAGTAGTCCTCAGCGCCTTTATTGTAGACGCTGTTGGGAGTCAACTTGTCTATTAGCTCGGGGTGTTCTCTAAAGGGATACCTCTTGATAAACTCAGCATGATTCTTCCAAGCAGCATCTAGTTCGCTTTTATCAGATTCCTTCATGAACTCTTTGGCCTTCTCTGAGAGCATCTCATAAATATCTTCATCATGCTTATTAGGCAAGACAACCACCAATAGTACTATAGGGTAAATTACCTTAATATAGTTGCTGTGAGAAAATGTGATGAACCCTTGTGCTTGGGCTTTCTAGAGGCAAAGGTCTGCTTGTTTTCTAAGAGCGAATACTCCTAAGGTTTGTATATTCTTCAGTACTCAAGTTGAAAAAATATTGGAATTTAAAGCAAAAATTTTCTTTAAAATAAGGAAGCTAATATCAAAAGTATTAGAAGCCTCATTTCCTAAAGGTTATTAGGGAGGGAAAAAGGTAAATTTTTTAGTGTGAGCATTAATGGAAACAGTAATAGTGAGAGAAGAAGTAGGGAGAGGGACTCGCGGAGGACCTTATGTTTATGTCTTAGAAGGAAGAAATCTCGTTCACATAAGCAATTATGCCATCAGGAAAATCAGAAAATTTACTAGCGGATATGGATGTGTAGATTATGAAGTTCTTGTAAGTAGTGTTGCTGGAAAAACTATTTACTATTTCAGTTTCACAAGGAGTGGCGAGCTTCTTCTAAGAAAGTGTAGAATTGAGGACTTCAAAAATGGCTATCCTAAAAGATATGAATATTGTGAATTGAATGAGATACGCGATTTGAGATTTCAAATCAAAGATCCGGAGTTGTTATCTCTTTTAATGCAGTTTGATCAGATTTTTATTCCTATGATAAATGATATTAAAGAATATGAGGTGAAGAAAAACTTTAATATCTGTTTCTTCGGACAAGTACGTCTACATACGGCTTTTACAAATCCTGATTTTTATTACTTTGAGTTCATGAGTCTGCCAAGCGATAGAAGTAGGATTAATAGCTTAAAGGTTACGCGAAGGTGGATATACCAGATTTGGGTGCTTAAACTGATATGTGAGGTCCTTCAGGTCTCCAGGTTCAAAGTGCATAAATATGAAGGAAGGTTGTACTGGCTGGTTAAGCAGGGCTCAGAGCTCAGCACAGCCATTGGGGAAACACAGTTTGGAGACTTAACCTTTTGGATTGAATTTCAGCCGAATGAGTACGCCCACTTGGCGGGAATGCTTGCAGGAAAGCGAGTTCCGATAAGACCTGATATTGTTGTTGCAAAGGGTTGCTTCATGTTAACAGAAAAATTTGTCAGCTCAAATAAGCGCATAGATTTGATTGTAGAGTGTAAGGAAGATCCGTTTACTGAGTGGCACAACGACATCCAGTCGCAGATCATACCATATAAAGAATACTTCAAGCCAAACAATTTCGTAATAGCGTCCTTGGAGCATGTTCCAGAAAGCGCAAAAGAAATGCTAAAGAGTAAAGAAATAAGCGTTGTTGATGACCTCAGGCCAAAGAGCAACAGCATAGAGATGTTCTCTGACCTCATTAGAAGGGCTCTACAGGGATGATCTGAGCCAAACACATTGTGCACTTTCTTACTCATAATCTTTTACTCTGTACTTCTAATGCCTACCATGTTACCCTAGAGAAAGCAGTAGCGGTTGTAATAGCAGAACCTCCGAACAAGTTACTCAAATTTTTATTGCTATTTAGCTGGTAACTAACCTGCTATTTGCAAGATTAAAAACTATGTGCTGTGGTTTGCAAATTTGTAAACTTCACATTTATTTGTGCAATATCAACGAAATTTTTGAAATATTGTAAAACATCAAAAACATCAAAAAATTTTTGCTACTCTGCGTATTAACCATGCAGATGGAAGTAAGCAGCTTGAGTTATTGGAGCTGTTTTGTCTGCGCAGAGTTTTGATTTTTTGATGATCAAAACATCAAACCTCCACATAGTCAAGCTCTTATAGAGGATGCATTTTGCGGTGTTTCCGATTGATCTACCTTTACATCCAGTTTTAGCATCATATCCACCCGATGGCATAGTCTTACTATCATTCAAGAAATTTTATAGTATTTTAATAGTTTTTATTAATGTTTTAAATTATTTTTTGAGACACTCTAATTAAGTTTATTAGTTTTAATTAATACAATTATTATGGGATAAAAAATGGTTAAGTGTCCTTATTGTAATTTTGAAGGAAATTTTAAAGAGCTTAGAAATCCATGGAAGTTTAGATTTTATACTGTTAAAAGACTTGAATGTCCAAGATGTAATGGCATATTTAATCATTACTATGGAGTAAGTTCTAGAGGTAAGAATTCAGAATTTGTAATAAGAGTAAAAGCATCAATAAAAAAATGATAAGATAGCTTTAAAGGAATAAACATGTATTCATTTGATTTTTATTATTCATTAATCTTTTATTTTAGTTTTGTAATAATTTATTTGTATTGCAAGTAATAATTTGGAGGTATTATTTTGAGTAAATTCATTGAATCTCCATTATTTCCTATTAATGAAATTAATGAATTTTCTGCTCGTGAAAAACAAGGTGGAGGAAGACCTCCTTACTGGGAAATGATTTTCTGGTGGACTAGAAAACCATTAATTGGTGCTAGAGCTATTATTGCAGGCTATCTTCTTCCTGCAGATTATAATTTACGTGAATTTAAGCATATCATTAGAATTCTACCTGATATTAAGTCTCCTCATAGAGAAAATCCACATGTTTTTCCACAAATTAAAGAATATTTTTCAAGAATTAAACTTTTAGATCCATTTGCTGGCTTTGGTAGTATTCCCCTTGAAGGAATTAGACTTGGTTTAGGTGAAGTTGTTGCTATTGAGCTTCTTCCAACAGCTTATATTCTTTTAAAAGCTATTCTTGAATATCCTAAGAATATTGGAAATAAACTAATTAAATATGTTGAATATTGGGGTAAGTGGATTATTGATAGACTTCGTGAAGACTCTGATATAAAAGAGCTTTATGATGAAGATATTGCTGTTTATATTGGCTCTTGGGAAATTAAGTGTCCACATTGTGGAAAATATACACCATTAATTGGTAATTGGTGGTTAGCAAGAGTCTCTGGAAGATCAAGTAATGAAGAAGAAAATGAGGAAGAAGATACTAGAAGAGGAATATTTCGTAGACTTGCATGGATGATACCATACATTTCTTCTGATATTGTTGGTATAAGAATTGTAGATTTGAATAAAGAGCTTAATAGAGAGGAAATTAATGCTAGGATTAATACTAGACAAGGAGTAGTTGATATT is from Candidatus Methanomethylicota archaeon and encodes:
- a CDS encoding metallophosphoesterase produces the protein MKILVISDVVAWKDYEEIVKKNRADVIVLAGDLTSDGYANFDEIIEQIPEYQNELKKLNIMFKRHEGITEYQWVKKPKEYENISVLKVVHKLKRKYIGSKEFLHKRKEMHVDKFYQFLEFAGKKAQVLVIKGDHDEDYEGDYNPERIDKINGCREISGKYVMINGLSFLGLGYNETRNTKTLTPYINKFKSKVDVVVTHCQQNRLTMISLLRPKIIIRGHFGYGKYLINGIPSVFTALAKYTIIELENGKLLNIIQYADPHKPQFSRSFEKSLFEKYRWLEQYPY